The segment TAACACTCACAGCAAAAGGAGGGACAGTTGATCCACCCACTTatcccaggagcagagaggaagaTCCCTCCTTCTAAGTAACATATTGTGAAATGCCCCTACATCACAACTTGTGACATTTCTAGTTCTTCATCTGGAAGAATTCAACTAAGAGAGGTTACAGCCAAGGCTATTTTGGTGCATGTGACTGTGAGGTGGAATGAGCTCTAGCACTTTCTGGACACTGGGTGTCACTCTGTCATTAATATTACAGCTAAATATgtctgagattaaaaaaaaaattaagtgcaCCAGAAACACTGTGAATTATATGTGAATTGTCTGTTATAGTCTGACTACAATTCCACATCTACTTGAAATAGTTGCTTAGGAAACATCTATAAATTATATGTTACTGAAAAAACAATCTATATATTCCAGTACAAATGCTTTTTTAttatggagctgggccacagacAATACTTTCTTGTGATTTGAGTAATGAATTAAAGATTGTAATACCTCTCCTACTTTTTAAAGAGCAATTATATGACTAAAGAGATATTGCTAGAGAAACTTGCTTTGAGATGTTTCAACAATCTCAGCTCCAGAGGGACGTTAAGTTTGGGAGAAGGATGTACTAGTGATAATGGAAACAAAGAATGCAGAATTTACAAGCCACAAGGACATTTGGCAGAACTCCCAAGATAAAGaagaaaccaacaaaaccaactCAGTAACTGTGCTGAAGTCATCCCAAGTATGTAAAAGACAGTTCTGGCAAGGGGAGATTGCGACCACGCAATTCACCAACTCAAAAGAAGAGAAACTGAGCGCATAGACTATAACAGTAGATAGGATACTAATTAATCAGATTACTATGTAACTTGTAGCCAATGAATATTAATGTCTTTGTTTACTAAAACGTATGAACAGCGATAGTTTTTTGGTAGTCATCATGCTGGCTTAGCGGATTTGACACCTAGCACTCTTTTTTGTGCAGAACTGTACAAAAATCAAATACCTCACCTCTGTGTGGGGCTCGGCCTCTTGCACATCAGGTAAAAGAACCCATTTTGGGAAAACAGAGATATTTTCAGCAGCTTTACTCCCATGGTACCTCCACGTAAAttgattttcaaaatatttggcTGTTTTCCCTGTATGTGTCATTTCCTTAAAATACTTAACATCATCACACCAGCACACGTAATGTCAAATTCTTGAAAGCAAATTCAAGGCTGTCGGGAAAACAATGCATTAACTTGGCCAGAAGTGTGAAGTACGTACGAATAAAAGTAATTCCTTTCAACGGTCACATTTAACTGCCTTTGTCATAGCTGCAAACTACACACCCTAATTTCTGGGTGGCGTAGGTCCTTCAGAAGAAGCCTCGGCCTTTCCTGAGGCATGCCAGGAGCGGTTTAGCTCCGCGGGGCCGgtggcggcagcagcgccccaAGGCCGGCCGCTCCCAGCGGGAAGGgcagcgggcccggccccgcggggccgccgAGGCTGCGCCGCTCTCCGCGGGGCGGGGCGAGGGGcggcccgcccgccggccgcggCTTTCGAAAGTCGCTCGGCGGGCACGGCTTCCGCTTCGCCCTCGTCCTCCTCCTtatcctcctcgtcctcctccgcCGGGGGtccgcgcggggccgggccgggccgcgccgcggCGTCGTTCCTGTGGCAAGTGCAAGCCTTGGCCGGTAAGGGTTTGCGGCAAGGAAATACGGGTGCCGACCCTGCTCGGTGTCGCTCTCTTCAGCGATGGCAGCGTGGGAGGCCGCCGAGATGTCCTTCTTCAGTCTGAGCGACGTGAGGGAGCGGATGCGGGAGAAGAAGAAGGGTGCCTTGAGGACTGCGAAGTTGAATGCCTCGCTTGCATCGAAAATCAAAACGAAGATCATTAGTGAGTGTGTTTTGCGTTGCGGTGTGGACAAATGCTGGCTGCAGTGTCAGCTCACAACTGGGCCTTGGGCCGCGGCATCAGCAGTGGGCAGCAGTCCCTTACCAGAGCTCATGTGCTGCTTCTCTGCCCGGGGCTTTTGGGTGAATCCAGTGCCCTGCAGATGAGTCTCAAGTGTGCCCAAATGTGTATGAAGTATTGTAGTGTATATGCAATCCTCTGCGGAATCTAGGCCAACTGGCTTGTTTTTATGGGGAAAGTAATGCAAAGATAGAACAGGAGATAATTTGGACTACCTTTAAAAACTCGGATATTTCCATtactttcatttgttttcaaattGGGAAACAGGGGTCCAAATTTACTCAAGGGAAACTATAGAGGAAAATagttttttctcccattttttgaATGGCGATGAGGACTTACCTGTTGGTGACTTATTCAAAGCAAGGAGcatatatttttaaactcaGCATTTCAATTACACCATCATACATTTAAGAATTGAAGGAGTAGCTTGCTCTCTGAGTGTGACCCACTGAGGATGGAGAGGGTATCTGAAGTGTCGCATGTTATTATGGAAGGATACTGCTAATTTTGTTAGGGGGCTATTGAGTTGTAGAGATTGGAATCTGAGGACGGCTGGTCTAGGAAGAGAGAGAATTATGATGACAGGAGAAGTATGGGTGAGACTTTGGATGCTGATGGCATGTGATACTGCTCTGTCTTTCACAGACAACTCCTCCACTATGAAAGTCTCCCTAAAGCAGAACAATAAAGCATTGGCTCTGGCCCTCAATGCAGAGAAAGCCAATGCACAGCGGCTCACGCAGGAGAAGACCATCTTACAGAAGGAGGTGAAGCAGTGCCACTTCCAGAACGCTGTGCTGCggcacaggctctccttcctGGTATGGCTCTCGCTGTGTGGCTGGCATGGGGAGGGCTGGTAGGCAAGGTGGGCTGCACTAGCATCTCAACTGTGGGAGGATTGAGCTGTTGCTcttgaatgtttggattctcAGCATATTGAAAAGATCCCCATtcatttgcttatttttgtttccaagcTGTGTTCTCCCCAGAACATGCCTCTGGCTAGTAGCATCCTTGTTGGAATAGATGTTTTGATGTAATGTCTTTATGGCTTCTCTCTCTTTATTACTTCAACACAGAATGATATGTTGAAAAAAATGGACAATCTTATGGCTGCAGTTAAGACGGCCGAGCTGTCTGAGGTAAACCATGGGAAACCTGACCACACTGCTCTGGGAAGGGGGCtgtctttttctgtcttttgctTTGTGTTGCCTGCTCACTTCAGTGTTGGATGCTTcatctgtttttctttgcttgcttgAGTTGTGCTGGCTACATCCTGGCCAGCTTGGTGTTAAGGATTTTCAGGATAACTCTTTGTGTAGGAAACACTACAGTTTAAAACTGTTTTCCTCTGGATTATTCGCTATATTGGGCAGTAGGCTTTTCTGTTCTGACAGGCTGTGGCttcttttcaatttcttttttaaagtattaCCATGGCAGCTTGGGATAGGGAATAGGACACTTTCCCTGTGTGGGAAAGTGGGTGGATGGGAAAATACTTCTGCTTCCTAGTCCCACATTATCTGAACTAGTTTAACTTCATCCTTAGGCTGTGGAGACACAATCTGATTCTGCTGCAATTTGTTCCATAATTTATTCCGTAACATGAGAGGGTTGCTGGCAATGCTTTACatactttttaaagaaactgaccttctgctgtttctgtgcAGGAGGCTGCACGAGAGATTTCAAGAACTTTAAATCACTCTcctatttctcttctttccagTTCCATATAAATTCTGAATCCTTGTCCAGTGGCCAGAAGAGCATCATGACTGAAGATAGCTGGGCTGATGATATTGTAGATGGTCAGCTTCTGAGGTGGGCTTTAAAACGATACCACCAAGCTTGTCCTGAATTTCTATATTCTaaacttcttgtgttttatGTGTGTGACTAGTTGCCAGTTTCATATGAGATAGCTTCCCTGAACCACCACTGCTTGATGCTTTCCTTTATTCTGTCTTTATTGCCACTCCTTGTCTTGTTTGTTCTAATGCTGAGTCTGTGCAAAAACTAGTCTTTTTACCTCCTTTCTTTGAGACTGTTACGTTTAGGCAGTTTTCTCTTTGTAGCTGCTGAGTACAGCAAGATTGAGCAAGTGAGTGCCATAGCTGGCTACTTTGATGTTTGTTACATAAAAATGCTTAATAGTCACCTGCTTGTATGATGTAAACTTTCTGGAAAGATGGTCAGAACATGATCTCAAAATATATAGGAAGTCCTGTTTCTTCTGTGTGTAGTCTCCCCTTTGAAGACAGGGCAGTCCTTGGAGCTGCCCACACGTGGCCTGTAGTTAGTCTGCTGGATTCTGGGGCCTGTCATATATGAGAGACATGATCCATCGCTGCTCCTCCTTCTCACCAGGGTTACACAGATGCCAATGAGAGTGCCCATTTCCAAGCTGCATGATGCAGAGCAGCAAGCTGGCAGCTCCACAGCACTACAAACATCCTCAGGAGAACTTCAGAGACCTGCTTCTAATGCAGGAGAACTTCAGAGATCTGCTTCTAATGAGACCTTGAAAATTGTGCCTGTTGCCCCCAAAGATACTTTGCCACCACAGCACGATGAGGAGCCTCAGTTCCACCTGGGAGAGAATGGCAAAAAGGTGACTGAAGCAATGGCAACAGAGGGGGCTTTTCATGACTCTCACATATTTGGAGGTAAATTTGCATCTCTTGCTGTTCTTCTGGTATGTCTTTGTGTCTGTGCTCAGAAATGCATAAATGCCATAACTCTAATTAGCTCTCAACCACAACTCCAGTAGCTCCTAATGACTGGTATTAACTACATGCTCCACTGGGGCTGTTATTGCTGGAGTTATCTATATCCCAGAATCAGAGTCCTTCAGAGGGATATGTGGTGTGTTTGCAGTAGATCAAAGTCACAAATCAGGATTTTTGAGTAATAGGCACTGAGTGTACATAAGACTTTTTAACATGTCTGAAAGTGCAGAATCTGACTAGGTGCACTACTTGTGGATTTGCCATGTAAATGATAACTCTTATACAGATCATAAGTGTTCCTAATATTACAGCTAGTTAGGGGATCTTGATTTGGGCTGCCCTTTTGTTCAGAGAGAAGCCAGCTAAGCAAATCTGGTACCCAGTAAGTTGGGGGAGTCCCTGTCTCAAAATAATGCTTTTTGTATGCTCTGGATTTGTGGCAGTGTATGGAGAAAGATGGTATTtgcctgctgcatttctcaGCCTTAAacattaattttctctttccaaCAGATGTCTTGTGCAGCACTGAACAAAATCTCAACAATTTGCCAACGCTTGCCTTGGAAAGTCATACTCTTTCATATGAGGCCGATGAGATGGCAAAACATTTATTTGATCGTCTCTCACAAGGGCACGTTACTCAGAGGAGAAAGCATTCCTCCCTGTTTGCTACAAGCACTCCATCTTCTGCTCTGGATATCTTCCCACATGTCAGTTCCACTCAGGCAGCTTGGGGTAGTACTGCACAGgacaacagcagctccagcaagaACAACACACAGCAACAGCTGCAATCTCCCAGCCCCCTGGCTTCACCAGCTCAAGCTGCTGTTGTTTCTCATAGAAACTCTGTGGGTAAAGAGACCTTTTGTGAGCAGCCACAGACAAAAGAAATGGGATGTGGTGTTGAAAGGGACCCTAGCCAGGTCCCTGAGTTTGTTCCTGAAAAGGTTAGAAGCAAAGATAAGAGTAaaatcagagagaaaaagactgctaaaaaagcaagaacaggaaaaaagaaaacaactgcAATTAAAACCAATACAGAAAGTAGTCCCGACAGATCGCAAGGTGAAGAGTGTGCTCAAAATGCACAGAATCTTCTTCAGCCAAAAGCTGCAACATGTTCTAGTGAGACTGAAGTCTGTGAGATGGGGCAGAAGGCATGTGAGGGGGCTTTTGACAAGAGGAATACAGATTGTGGTGTGGAGCACCATTCCCACTCTCCTGATGGAGTCCAAGACTTGGGAAGTACATGTGAGGTGAatccagcacagctgcagaaTCTTGAAAGTGTTGACTTAATGCAGCAGGTTAAGAAGGCACCTATCTTTGAGATGCAAAGTATGGAGAGCTTGCTAAAACCCCCAGTTCATACCTTCTCAAGTAATGAAATTCCCTCAGGTGATTCCAGTCTACAGAATTCTACAAAAGTCTCAAGTGTGAGCAGAAAGAGCATCAGACAGAAAGCCAACAGAAAAACTAGAATAATTTGGCAAAGAGATGATTCTGATGAGGAATATCTGCCAAACATTGTGATAATACCAGAGTCCAAAGCTGAAGAACGGCCTAAAAGAAGCCAAACAAGCAGGAAGAATACTGCCAGGAATAGCAATTGTGATCAGAGAAATGAAGTTAATGTTTGTAGGCTCTGCATAGATGTTCAAGGAGTAGCTAATGAGAGCACAAAGCATTTACCAGGTATTCTAAAACAGCGCAGGGAAACATATATTGTCCATCCTTTGGATCTTGCAGGAAACTTGGGTTGTTTCCAGACAGGATCTGAAGGGGGTGAAAATGTACCTCCCAGGTCTGTTCCTGGGAGCAAAGCGAGCAAAATCCCCAGAGCTGTTAAGAGCAATCAAAAGAGCAATAAAAAACAGACAGGGGGCCTTCAAGAAAAAGGGCAAGGTGAAGTTGACCACAACATGAATGCTTTGACAAATGAAGCCTCTTGCAAACCCAGGCctcagaggaagaggagcaacTCTCGACCTCCAGAGACTGATTCCCTGGGCAGAAAAAGTGATGGTGCCAAGGTTCTCACTGGAAGTTCCACAGAACTTGCACCCAAGCAGACTATCCTGATGGGGAAGTTTTCCTGCATTAGCCATCTGCTGTCTGAGCCAGGTGATTTCCTGGAGGAGCAGCTACCTGAGATATCACTTGCTGACCTTTCACACAGTATTGAATCCTCCCGTGTGAGCAGTTCTGCAGTTTTTTCTGTCAGCTCCAGACTTAAAGAAGTACCAGCTTCCAAGAGCTTAAGTACTGAGGGCAACAGAATGCCAGCAAAACCCCCTGTTTGGCTGAAAAACTCCCCGATATTTAAAGAAGAGACTGCAGAGGAAATacctggggagagaaaccaagTCCAGTCAAGTTCTTGGAGCTCATCTTCACAGGAACCTGGTAGGTGGTAAGCTGGGGAAGGTACCTGTGTTTGGAGATGAGGGCAAAAACTCCATGCAGCAAGTACTTatattttccttcctctcctctctttttttcagagttaaaaatCAGTCTCCAGTACACCATTTATGCTTCCACTTGTGCTGGCCTGTCATTTCTGTGGCTGCATTTGCTTCTAGTTTATCAGCTTTTCTATAAGAATTTCTGTCCACCTGTCCATGTGTAGATATTGGGACGAGACTAGCAGCATGTGCTGAGTCTTGCTTTACCACTCTTGTTATCTACAGGGCATGCCTATTTAGAAAATCAAGTATTCAAGCACCTCAAAATCTAACTTGATGCTGACCCTGCCTATTAGAGTCAGTCAGTATTACTGGGGCACAAAATAACAAGAAGGTGGAAAACTTTTGGTCCAGAATGGTTAGTGCTGCAAGACTTCATGCTTCTAAGGTGATATCTTCACTGGAAATTAACCAGTACccaacctaaattattttggggttttttgttgtttgtttgttttgttgtttaaaaGGATTTGGAGGGTGCATCCTTGGGCTGGTACTACAATGGTTGAGCTGATCCTTTTGGGGAGTTTGCTGTTAATGAGTGCTCTGTAAAGAAAGtagttttgtggggtttttcgTTCTGTAGCTGTTGACAAACAGGCCTATTACAACTGGAGTGGGCTGTACTTTGTAGACATGGAGGAAGTTTGTTCTCCTGTCTTCTTCCTTTTGGCTGACTGATTTTGGAAAGGTGCAGTGACCACTGGTTCTGTGTCTTGCTGGGAGTCAGTAGGTTGCTGGTAGGTTGTTTGTGTGCTATAAGGTTGctgtcttctccaggctgtaAGCTCCTGAGCATTACAGCTATCAAATAAAGTTTCTGTATAATTTTTCTACTACACCAAAGCCCATGATACTATCAGTATTAGTGATTTTTTCATTAAGGGACCTAATTTGATTTATGAGCTGACTTTTGAGGAGCAGGTATGGTATTTTGGGATTAAAAGGGTCTCCTGAGTTTAGGGGCAATATGATTAGATTCCGGATTGTGCATGTTCAGAGAAACCTGGTAATGCAACTTTTTCTATTTGTCAGCTGTTATTAGGATATCTGGAAATGATTTAGAATCACTTTGATCAAACCATGCGAACGTCTCCCTTTGCAGATATCAAACCACTACAGGACTTGAACAATGGCAGGGTTCTGTCTCACTCCAGCTCGGAGGACGCATCAGGGCGCTCATCTAGGCGGAAACGGAAGCCAACCTGCTACAAAGAGCCATCAATCCACAGGTTGGGCTCTAAACTATTCATTCCAAAGACTGTTCCCATGCTGCaacccctgctctgctctcataTACTAACTCTCCAGTGCTGGACCCTCTGTTGCTTTGTTCAAAGTTCTTACCCTTTGTGTTCTGTGACCTTCCTCTTCTACTACTGTGTGGTTATGCCAAAATTCTGCATAAGTACAAATGGATGTTTAGGCTTCTGGTAACAAGCTACCAAAGATCTTATTTTACTTGTTGAAATGAGCACATCTCTTGGCAGACTGTATCTGTGGTACTCCAGTGCTAATGAGGCAGTAGCAGGAGgataaaatacagaataaagaCAGCCCAGCAAAAGCCCTGATTTCATTTATTCTGTGACAACTAAAATTTTAGATGCCTGAGTAATACTTTTCTCCTGAGAGCATCTTGTATCTATATTCACTAGCAGATATACCTAAACAAATAGCTGTATCTTTTTCCTAGGAAACTAGATTCAGTACATCCAATGGCTATTGCACAGCGTCATTTACTCCTAAAATGATGGCTTCGTAGTTATATAACATTACAGGGTGTGTTTTTCCCTGGAAAGTGTCCCAGTTTGAACTTTCCGTAAATAGCTGGTTATATTGCACCAGTACTCTGTAATGGACAAGAAACAAACTGTACCACTTAATCATCTTATGGGCAAGTACTGCACTAAAATTAGAAACTTTAAAATCATACATGAATTAAAGGAATACTTGATGGTTCAATGTAACCCTTTTGTTTCTGCAGCAAACTGAGGCAGGGTGACCCCTTTACAGACACTGAGTTCCTCCACTCTTCTgcctacaaaaaaaaaggaagcctGTCAAAGCCAAGGCAAATGACCAAGAAGATGAAAGAGAACAAAGAATGACTTACTGAAGGATGTCTCAGTGCCAAGGCAGGCAAGTTGATAACAACAGAAAGGATTACAACAGTGGTTGAAAGCAGCCCCCAAGCTCCTAGCTCGTGTGTTTAGCCGCAAGGCGAGAGCTTTGAATGCAGAGGCCCAAGCAAAGATGGAGGTGGCTGACCAGGCAGCTGAACTCTTCCAACTAAGGCAACCCAAGGACCAATTT is part of the Passer domesticus isolate bPasDom1 chromosome 10, bPasDom1.hap1, whole genome shotgun sequence genome and harbors:
- the LOC135308789 gene encoding shugoshin 2-like, with translation MAAWEAAEMSFFSLSDVRERMREKKKGALRTAKLNASLASKIKTKIINNSSTMKVSLKQNNKALALALNAEKANAQRLTQEKTILQKEVKQCHFQNAVLRHRLSFLNDMLKKMDNLMAAVKTAELSEFHINSESLSSGQKSIMTEDSWADDIVDGQLLRVTQMPMRVPISKLHDAEQQAGSSTALQTSSGELQRPASNAGELQRSASNETLKIVPVAPKDTLPPQHDEEPQFHLGENGKKVTEAMATEGAFHDSHIFGDVLCSTEQNLNNLPTLALESHTLSYEADEMAKHLFDRLSQGHVTQRRKHSSLFATSTPSSALDIFPHVSSTQAAWGSTAQDNSSSSKNNTQQQLQSPSPLASPAQAAVVSHRNSVGKETFCEQPQTKEMGCGVERDPSQVPEFVPEKVRSKDKSKIREKKTAKKARTGKKKTTAIKTNTESSPDRSQGEECAQNAQNLLQPKAATCSSETEVCEMGQKACEGAFDKRNTDCGVEHHSHSPDGVQDLGSTCEVNPAQLQNLESVDLMQQVKKAPIFEMQSMESLLKPPVHTFSSNEIPSGDSSLQNSTKVSSVSRKSIRQKANRKTRIIWQRDDSDEEYLPNIVIIPESKAEERPKRSQTSRKNTARNSNCDQRNEVNVCRLCIDVQGVANESTKHLPGILKQRRETYIVHPLDLAGNLGCFQTGSEGGENVPPRSVPGSKASKIPRAVKSNQKSNKKQTGGLQEKGQGEVDHNMNALTNEASCKPRPQRKRSNSRPPETDSLGRKSDGAKVLTGSSTELAPKQTILMGKFSCISHLLSEPGDFLEEQLPEISLADLSHSIESSRVSSSAVFSVSSRLKEVPASKSLSTEGNRMPAKPPVWLKNSPIFKEETAEEIPGERNQVQSSSWSSSSQEPDIKPLQDLNNGRVLSHSSSEDASGRSSRRKRKPTCYKEPSIHSKLRQGDPFTDTEFLHSSAYKKKGSLSKPRQMTKKMKENKE